In a genomic window of Deltaproteobacteria bacterium:
- the rpsF gene encoding 30S ribosomal protein S6: MSNNYEVVFITRPDAGEDVIKGIIQKVKETVEGLNGQVVKIEEWGKRRMAYPIRKHADGHYIFANISSSPAASKEVERILRLNEDVIRYQTVKKIETKAVKKTKEEKHVPAEPAPAVVSRDIKQGEAKESKEVNP, from the coding sequence ATGAGTAATAATTATGAAGTGGTCTTTATTACAAGACCGGACGCAGGAGAGGATGTCATAAAGGGGATCATCCAGAAGGTAAAAGAGACTGTAGAGGGCCTAAATGGCCAGGTCGTCAAGATCGAAGAGTGGGGCAAAAGAAGAATGGCGTATCCAATTAGGAAACATGCGGATGGCCATTATATTTTTGCGAATATCTCTTCCAGCCCTGCGGCCTCTAAAGAGGTTGAACGGATTTTAAGGCTAAATGAGGATGTTATCCGTTATCAGACAGTTAAAAAGATAGAAACAAAGGCTGTTAAAAAAACTAAAGAAGAAAAACATGTCCCTGCAGAGCCTGCCCCGGCGGTAGTAAGCAGGGACATTAAGCAGGGAGAGGCGAAAGAATCTAAGGAGGTAAACCCATGA